From one Catharus ustulatus isolate bCatUst1 chromosome 1, bCatUst1.pri.v2, whole genome shotgun sequence genomic stretch:
- the NPBWR1 gene encoding neuropeptides B/W receptor type 1, with protein MENSSLPEINSSCADCAGGGHGSLNMSTTPLSPRYYITVPVIYSVICAVGLTGNTAVIYVILKAPKMKTVTNIFILNLAIADELFALVLPINIADYLLLQWPFGEFMCKLIISIDQYNIFSSIYFLAVMSIDRYLVVAATTKSRKVSYRTYKAAKIVSLCVWSFVTVIILPFTVFAKIHTEQGRSQCVFVFPHPESVWWKGSRIYTLILGFVIPVSTICTLYTTMLCRLRHMQLHCNAKALDKAKRKVTLMVAAILGVCLLCWTPFHLSTVLALIMDIPQTPLVIGISYFITSLSYANSCFNPFLYAFLDDSFRRSFRKLMDCRTAS; from the coding sequence ATGGAGAATTCCTCCCTCCCTGAAATCAATTCTTCATGTGCAGACTGCGCTGGGGGAGGACATGGGAGTCTGAATATGTCCACTACTCCACTAAGCCCCAGGTACTACATCACAGTGCCTGTCATCTACTCAGTCATCTGTGCCGTGGGACTGACAGGTAACACTGCTGTCATCTATGTAATCCTCAAAGCACCAAAGATGAAAACGGTAACCAACATCTTCATCCTCAACCTGGCCATTGCTGATGAGCTCTTTGCCTTGGTGCTGCCCATCAACATTGCTGActacctgctcctgcagtggccCTTTGGAGAGTTCATGTGCAAGCTCATCATCTCCATAGACCAATACAACATTTTCTCCAGCATCTACTTCCTCGCTGTCATGAGCATTGACCGCTACCTCGTTGTGGCAGCCACCACCAAGTCCAGGAAGGTGTCCTACCGCACCTACAAAGCTGCCAAGATTGTGAGCCTCTGTGTCTGGTCCTTTGTCACTGTCATCATCCTGCCCTTCACTGTGTTTGCTAAGatacacacagagcaggggcGCTCCCAGTGCGTCTTCGTGTTCCCCCACCCCGAGAGCGTGTGGTGGAAAGGCAGTCGGATCTACACCCTCATTTTAGGTTTTGTCATCCCAGTGTCCACCATCTGCACCCTGTACACCACCATGCTGTGCAGACTGAGACATATGCAGCTCCACTGCAATGCAAAAGCTCTGGACAAAGCCAAAAGAAAGGTGACGCTGATGGTGGCTGCTATCCTGGGtgtgtgcctgctctgctggacGCCCTTTCACCTTAGCACAGTGTTGGCCCTCATCATGGACATCCCACAAACTCCACTTGTCATTGGGATTTCCTATTTCATCACCAGCCTAAGCTATGCCAACAGCTGCTTCAACCCTTTCCTGTACGCCTTTCTGGATGACAGCTTCCGGAGGAGCTTTCGCAAACTGATGGATTGCAGAACTGCCTCATAG